A genomic region of Vitreimonas flagellata contains the following coding sequences:
- a CDS encoding lipoprotein-releasing ABC transporter permease subunit has translation MSGNSQPFGLFERMLAGRYLRAKRQHGGVALISVISVVAITLAVFALIVTMSVMNGFRETLLSRILGVNGHVYIDVRNMPGSEIDRLSALVRESAEVTHVTPIINAQALATSEGLASGVIVRGIPREELAQLPIVMDSIRPGGGLENFQGVEAPSILVGDRLAAALGVTENMAITLISPQGSATPFGLTPRRKAFLVGGVFSVGMAEFDSALIYMPLEQAQVMFGKGDGADELEIRVQDPDRTLQVMMDLRARLGPDAFIYDWRAKSQGLSDALVVERNVMRLILMILVAIAALNVITGLIMLVKNKGRDIAILRTIGATRGAIMRVFFMASASLGVLGLSLGLLLGIGFCMNIEFIQNTIQSLTGFDLFPGTVYSLETLPARVEWGEVAFISVFTIGVTFASTLITSWWASRFDPVEALRYE, from the coding sequence ATGAGCGGAAATTCCCAACCGTTCGGCTTGTTCGAGCGCATGCTCGCCGGCCGCTATTTGCGCGCCAAGCGTCAGCATGGCGGGGTGGCGCTGATCTCTGTTATCTCGGTCGTGGCCATCACGCTCGCCGTGTTTGCGCTGATCGTGACTATGTCGGTGATGAACGGTTTCCGGGAAACGCTGCTCTCGCGCATCCTCGGCGTGAACGGCCACGTCTATATTGACGTGCGCAACATGCCAGGCTCGGAGATCGATCGCCTCTCGGCTCTCGTGCGCGAATCCGCTGAAGTTACCCACGTGACGCCAATCATCAATGCGCAGGCGTTGGCGACATCGGAGGGGCTAGCCTCCGGCGTCATCGTGCGCGGCATCCCGCGCGAAGAACTAGCGCAGCTGCCGATCGTGATGGATTCGATCCGTCCTGGCGGTGGGCTAGAGAATTTTCAGGGCGTCGAAGCGCCTTCGATCCTCGTCGGCGATCGCCTGGCCGCGGCGCTTGGCGTCACCGAGAACATGGCGATTACTTTGATCTCGCCGCAAGGCTCCGCCACGCCCTTTGGCCTCACACCACGCCGCAAGGCCTTCCTGGTTGGCGGGGTTTTCAGCGTCGGCATGGCCGAATTTGATTCAGCGCTGATCTATATGCCGCTCGAACAAGCGCAGGTGATGTTTGGCAAAGGCGATGGCGCGGACGAGCTGGAAATTCGCGTCCAAGATCCGGATCGCACATTGCAAGTTATGATGGATCTGCGCGCGCGCCTGGGGCCGGACGCCTTCATCTACGATTGGCGCGCGAAGAGCCAAGGGCTGTCGGACGCCCTGGTGGTTGAGCGCAATGTGATGCGGCTCATCCTGATGATCCTTGTCGCGATTGCCGCGCTCAACGTCATTACGGGTCTCATTATGCTCGTGAAGAACAAGGGCCGTGATATTGCGATCCTGCGGACGATCGGCGCCACACGCGGCGCCATCATGCGCGTGTTCTTTATGGCAAGCGCGAGTCTTGGCGTTCTCGGGCTCTCGCTCGGCCTGCTGCTCGGGATCGGTTTCTGCATGAACATCGAGTTCATCCAGAACACGATCCAATCGCTCACAGGGTTCGATCTCTTCCCCGGCACCGTCTATTCGCTCGAAACATTGCCGGCACGCGTCGAATGGGGCGAGGTGGCCTTCATCTCCGTGTTCACGATCGGCGTGACTTTTGCGTCGACACTCATCACCTCGTGGTGGGCGTCGCGGTTCGATCCGGTGGAGGCGCTGCGCTATGAATGA
- a CDS encoding ABC transporter ATP-binding protein has protein sequence MNDVQVQSQSSAKAPVLSLKGLTRRYQSGDTELIVLDNVDLDIAPGEIVGLIGPSGSGKSSLLHAAGMLEKPSAGDVTIGGESGWAMGDEGRAYIRRNKIGFVYQFHHLLPEFDALYNVALPALIAGRPKREALDEAERLLGVMGLAKRIHHQPAQLSGGEQQRVAIARAMVNNPVLILADEPTGNLDPDTSTFVFAALSDLVRKKGAAALIATHNLELAKYMDRVIAVDHGKLVRRS, from the coding sequence ATGAATGACGTGCAAGTGCAAAGCCAATCCTCCGCCAAAGCGCCGGTGTTGAGCCTCAAAGGACTCACGCGCCGCTATCAATCGGGCGACACCGAATTGATCGTGCTCGACAATGTCGATCTCGACATTGCGCCGGGCGAAATCGTTGGTCTCATCGGCCCGTCGGGCTCGGGCAAGTCATCGCTGCTGCACGCGGCCGGCATGCTCGAAAAGCCGAGCGCGGGTGACGTCACGATCGGCGGTGAATCCGGTTGGGCGATGGGCGACGAAGGCCGCGCCTATATCCGCCGCAACAAGATTGGCTTCGTCTATCAATTCCACCATCTGCTGCCGGAGTTTGACGCGCTCTATAACGTGGCGCTGCCGGCTCTGATCGCAGGCCGCCCGAAGCGTGAGGCGCTCGACGAAGCCGAGCGTTTGCTCGGCGTCATGGGCCTCGCCAAGCGCATCCACCATCAGCCCGCCCAACTTTCCGGCGGCGAGCAGCAGCGCGTCGCTATCGCGCGCGCTATGGTCAACAATCCGGTGCTGATCCTGGCCGACGAGCCGACTGGGAACCTCGATCCGGATACCTCGACCTTTGTTTTCGCGGCGCTTTCGGACCTCGTCCGTAAAAAGGGTGCGGCGGCTCTCATCGCCACGCACAACCTCGAACTCGCGAAATACATGGATCGGGTCATTGCGGTGGATCACGGCAAGCTGGTGCGCCGCAGCTGA
- the dnaE gene encoding DNA polymerase III subunit alpha, which produces MAQPFIHLRARSAYSLLQSAVQAKSLVKLAAKHDMPALGLTDSNNLFGALEFSEAAADAGVQPIVGLSLSVKSDVGIDGSLTLFAQNATGYANLMRLSSAAFLDEHDVPHVAFERVLQEAEGLVALTGGGEGAFTPLLLEHKNDVVESALKQLGGAFGDRLYVELHRHQERAEAETEGALIDLAYKLGLPLVAANDIRFEKRSDHGAHDALMCIAASSYLGEEDRPRVSQQHYFKSADEMRALFADLPEAIDNTTEIARRCAYRVEKRKPILPRFDSKAGRDEPAELKAQAEAGLKARLKALGDKLAAPEEEYWKRLDFELGVITHMQFPGYFLIVADFIKWAKANDIPVGPGRGSGAGSLVAWALTITDLDPLRWGLLFERFLNPERVSMPDFDIDFCQERRGEVIDYVKNKYGEDRVAQIITFGTLQARAVLRDVGRVMQLPFGQVDKLAKLVPANPANPVTLAEAMEIEPKLKEARANEADVRQLIDTSLQLEGLYRNASTHAAGVVIGDRPLIELVALYRDPRGNLPATQFNMKWVEQAGLVKFDFLGLKTLDVIDRAVKFLRARGIDVNLDDPGYDDEATYKLLQSGLTFGVFQLEGQGMRDTLRKVKPTCLEDVIALISLYRPGPMKNIDRFANVKHGREKPDYLHETLKPILEETYGVIVYQEQVMQIAQVLSGYSLGEADLLRRAMGKKQPAEMAKQKTRFIDGAKEKGVGENLASHIFDLVEEFAGYGFNKSHAAAYAVVAYQTAYLKAHYPVDFLAASMSLDISNSEKLASFHQDARRVGVTVLPPDLNKSHPDFSVEAMEDGNVAVRYAIGAIRNVGVTAMETVVAERNKGGPFKALYDFAERIDPKSINKRQLENLAKSGAFDSIEPDRARAHAACEVISAHAQRVAEERASAQTSLFGAEEPSARPTFPKAPAWSAQDRLDAERESVGFYLSGHPLSEFFTDVGERYFTYADLVEEGETEPRTYPMAGVVRRVQYRPAMSGGTLAFVSMSDPTGDFEPIVMPEHTATLRDVLEVGKAFVFRGRVRWRDGDLKLSADSFEPVEAAEARTNEDLRIIMKEGAPIELLAQTISALPKANAGEARALRLILRLQDGREVDVETKTLVPANAAARAALKAAKGVERVI; this is translated from the coding sequence ATGGCCCAGCCCTTTATCCATTTACGCGCCCGTTCGGCTTACTCGCTGCTGCAGAGCGCGGTGCAGGCGAAGTCGTTGGTGAAGCTCGCCGCCAAGCACGACATGCCGGCGCTTGGGCTAACGGATTCCAACAATCTTTTCGGCGCGCTCGAATTTTCCGAAGCGGCGGCGGACGCCGGCGTGCAGCCGATCGTTGGTCTTTCGCTATCGGTGAAGAGTGATGTCGGCATCGATGGATCGCTCACGCTCTTCGCCCAAAATGCGACCGGCTACGCCAATCTTATGCGCCTTTCGAGCGCCGCGTTCCTCGATGAGCACGACGTGCCGCATGTCGCATTTGAGCGCGTGTTGCAGGAAGCAGAGGGCCTGGTCGCGCTCACGGGCGGTGGTGAGGGCGCGTTCACGCCGCTTCTGCTCGAGCACAAGAACGATGTCGTCGAATCCGCACTAAAGCAACTCGGCGGCGCGTTTGGCGATCGGCTCTATGTTGAACTCCACCGTCACCAGGAGCGCGCCGAAGCCGAGACCGAAGGCGCGCTGATCGATCTTGCCTACAAGCTCGGCCTGCCTCTCGTCGCGGCCAACGACATTCGCTTCGAAAAGCGCAGCGATCACGGCGCCCACGACGCGCTGATGTGCATCGCGGCGTCGTCCTATCTGGGCGAAGAGGATCGCCCGCGGGTTTCCCAACAGCATTATTTCAAAAGCGCCGACGAAATGCGCGCACTGTTCGCCGATCTGCCCGAGGCGATCGACAACACGACCGAGATCGCACGCCGCTGCGCATATCGCGTCGAGAAGCGCAAACCGATCTTGCCGCGCTTCGACTCCAAAGCCGGCCGCGATGAGCCGGCGGAATTGAAGGCGCAAGCAGAGGCGGGTCTCAAAGCGCGTCTGAAAGCGCTCGGCGACAAGCTCGCAGCGCCAGAAGAAGAATATTGGAAGCGGCTGGACTTCGAGCTGGGCGTCATCACGCACATGCAGTTTCCCGGCTACTTCCTGATCGTTGCCGACTTCATCAAATGGGCAAAGGCGAATGACATTCCCGTCGGCCCAGGCCGTGGTTCGGGCGCTGGCTCGCTGGTCGCCTGGGCGCTGACCATCACCGATCTCGATCCACTCCGGTGGGGCTTGCTGTTCGAGCGCTTCCTTAACCCAGAACGGGTTTCGATGCCGGACTTCGATATCGACTTCTGCCAAGAGCGGCGCGGCGAGGTCATCGATTACGTGAAGAACAAATACGGCGAAGATCGCGTCGCCCAGATTATCACGTTCGGCACGCTGCAAGCGCGCGCCGTGTTGCGCGACGTCGGTCGGGTCATGCAATTGCCGTTTGGCCAGGTCGACAAGCTCGCCAAGCTCGTGCCAGCAAACCCGGCAAACCCGGTGACGCTCGCCGAAGCGATGGAGATCGAGCCCAAGCTGAAAGAAGCGCGCGCCAACGAAGCCGACGTTCGCCAGCTGATCGATACGTCGCTTCAGCTTGAAGGTCTTTACCGCAACGCTTCGACCCACGCCGCCGGCGTCGTCATCGGCGATCGACCCCTGATCGAACTCGTGGCGCTTTATCGTGATCCGCGCGGCAATCTGCCGGCCACCCAATTCAACATGAAATGGGTTGAGCAGGCGGGCTTGGTGAAGTTCGACTTCCTTGGTCTAAAAACGCTCGACGTTATCGACCGCGCCGTCAAATTCCTGCGTGCGCGTGGCATCGATGTGAATCTGGATGATCCCGGTTATGACGACGAAGCCACTTACAAGCTGCTCCAATCGGGTCTGACCTTCGGTGTCTTCCAGCTTGAAGGTCAGGGCATGCGCGACACGCTCCGCAAGGTGAAGCCGACGTGCCTTGAAGACGTCATCGCGCTCATTTCGCTCTATCGCCCGGGTCCGATGAAAAACATCGACCGCTTCGCCAATGTGAAGCATGGCCGCGAGAAGCCGGACTATCTGCACGAAACATTGAAGCCGATCCTGGAAGAGACCTATGGCGTCATCGTCTATCAAGAACAGGTCATGCAGATCGCTCAGGTGCTGTCAGGCTACAGCCTCGGCGAAGCCGATTTGCTGCGCCGCGCCATGGGTAAGAAGCAGCCGGCCGAAATGGCCAAGCAAAAGACGCGCTTCATCGACGGCGCCAAGGAGAAGGGCGTCGGCGAGAACCTTGCCTCGCACATCTTCGATCTCGTTGAAGAATTCGCCGGCTACGGCTTCAACAAATCCCACGCCGCCGCCTACGCCGTGGTCGCGTATCAGACCGCTTATTTGAAGGCGCATTATCCGGTCGACTTCCTCGCCGCCTCGATGAGTCTCGATATTTCAAACTCCGAAAAGCTCGCGAGCTTCCACCAAGACGCGCGCCGTGTTGGCGTCACCGTCCTGCCGCCGGACCTCAACAAGTCGCATCCGGATTTCAGCGTCGAAGCGATGGAAGATGGGAATGTCGCGGTGCGCTATGCCATCGGGGCGATTCGCAATGTCGGCGTCACGGCGATGGAAACCGTTGTGGCGGAGCGGAACAAAGGCGGCCCGTTCAAGGCGCTCTATGATTTCGCCGAGCGCATTGATCCGAAATCGATTAACAAGCGCCAATTGGAAAACTTGGCCAAGTCCGGCGCGTTCGATTCCATCGAACCAGATCGCGCGCGTGCGCACGCCGCCTGCGAAGTGATCTCCGCGCACGCGCAACGCGTCGCCGAGGAGCGCGCCAGTGCGCAGACAAGCTTGTTCGGCGCCGAAGAGCCGAGCGCACGACCGACTTTCCCGAAAGCGCCGGCTTGGTCCGCGCAGGATCGGCTGGACGCCGAGCGCGAGAGTGTGGGTTTCTATCTCTCGGGCCATCCACTCTCGGAATTCTTCACCGACGTTGGCGAACGCTATTTCACCTATGCGGACCTCGTCGAAGAAGGCGAGACCGAGCCGCGCACCTATCCGATGGCAGGCGTCGTACGCCGTGTTCAATATCGCCCAGCGATGTCGGGCGGTACGCTCGCATTCGTCTCGATGTCCGATCCCACCGGTGATTTCGAACCGATCGTGATGCCCGAGCACACAGCGACGCTGCGTGACGTGCTCGAAGTGGGCAAAGCCTTCGTCTTCCGCGGCCGTGTGCGCTGGCGCGACGGCGATCTGAAGCTCTCCGCGGATTCCTTCGAGCCCGTCGAAGCCGCCGAAGCGCGTACGAACGAAGATCTGCGCATCATCATGAAAGAAGGCGCGCCGATCGAATTGCTCGCACAGACCATTTCAGCACTGCCGAAGGCCAATGCGGGCGAAGCGCGTGCGCTGCGGCTCATCTTGCGCCTGCAAGATGGGCGCGAGGTGGATGTCGAGACCAAGACCTTGGTGCCGGCCAATGCTGCAGCGCGGGCGGCGCTTAAAGCGGCCAAAGGTGTGGAGCGGGTGATCTAA